The Thermodesulfobacteriota bacterium genome includes the window TTGCGCGCACGGGCGAGCGTGGCAGGATGGAAGCGCGCCGGCTGCTCCCCCGTCTCTTGCCCGCCGGTTGGAGTGCTCCCATGGAGCTCGAAGACCTCAACCTGCCCGTCAAGGTGGCCGACGCCGTCAACGCGGCGCTCGCCGGGGTGGGCGTGGACCTGCCGCTCTTCTTCACCCAGCTCGCCGCCCTGGCCCTGGCTGTCGTCGCGCTCGCCTACGGCATCCGAAAGCTGAGGCGGGAAGGCGCGGGAAACCTGTTGGGGCTCCTGGTGGTGGCCGGGTTCGGCCTTTTCGCCCTGGGGGTGCTGGCGGCCTGGGGACAGAGCGCCTTCTTACCCCTGCCGGGAGAGGTCACGGGCCAGGTCGCGCTGGAGTCGGGCGGGGCCGGCCCGCCGGCGGTGCGCCTGGACCAGCTCCGGGTAGCCCTCCTCGACTCCCGGGGGGAGGAAGTGGCCCGGGAGTCGGGCGCCGTGGACGGTCGCACCGGCTACTTCTCCCTCACCTACGCGCCCTCCTTCGGCGAACGGCCCCGCTCTGTGCGGGTCTCGGCCCCCGGGTGCCCGCCCCTGGACGTCTCCCTGAGCCGGGCCCGGCTGCGGGCAGGGGCGGCCCTGTACCTCTCCTACCCCTGTGGAGGTGCGCCATGAGAGCGCTCCGTTGCGCGGCGTGCCTCCTGGCCGCCGGGGCGCTGGCCTCGGCTGCTGCTGCGGACCTCACGGTTTCCGGCTCGGTGGTCACGGGGCCCGACCGCACTCCCGTGGCCGGCGTCCAGGTGGACCTGGAAGTTCGGGGGCGCCTCGCGCCGGGCGCCGCGCGCACCGATGCGGCGGGCCGGTTCGAGGCTCGGGTGCCCCTGCCTGCGGGGTCCATCCCCCCCTCGATGGCGGTCACGGCCCGATACGTCAAGGACGGGTTCGACCCGCTCCAGGCGGTGGAACCCTGCGCATCGGGCCCGGGACCCGGGGCGCGGTGCACCCTGCGGCCCGCCGAGCTGGTCGCCACGGCGGGGCTCGCGGCACTCACCGAGGAAGAGCTCCGGATCTTGGCCCCCCTGCGGAGCGCAGAGGGGAGCACCCTCTATCTCCTGGAGTACCAGGTGCTTCCGCCGGGACCCTCCGCGCCCCGGATCGACCCGCACTCGTTCGCGGTCTCGCTCCGGATGGCCATTGCCACGGCCATGGACGATCTGTACTCCGACCCGGCCCTCGCCGACTACGATCCCCTCGACGCGGCGGGCCTCGTGGCCGTGCCGTCCCCCGTCACGGCGGCCAGCCCGGAAAAGGCCAAGGCCGTGGGAGAGCGCCTGAACGCCCTGGGGGTGGTGAGCGGAACGGGCCTGCTGCGAGCGGGCGACGGTGAGCCGGCGTCGGTGACCATGACCTCGAATCTCGTCCTCATGCCGACGGGAGAGGAGCGCTCCCGCTCCCTGCTGGTGCGCGATCCGGAGCTTCCCGCCACCCTTTTGAGCTCCGGCGAGCTCTCCCTGCGCCTCAGTCCGGTCTGGAACCAGAGCGCCTTCCTGGCCGTGTGCAGGCGGGAGTTTGCCCGGGCCCGCGCCCAGGGGGACCGGGGAGGGCTGGAGCGGCTGCGGGCCTACCTGATCGCGGAGCGCAGCCGGGCGGGACCGGGCCAGGGCATGCAGCGCGCGGACCTGGACCGGCTGCTAAGGCGCGTCGAGCAGGAGCTGGGGCCATGAGACGGCGCGCCCTTGCGGCCCTGGCCGGTGCCTGCCTTGCGGGGGGAGTCCTGGGGACCGCCGCACGGGCGGGAGACATCGTCACCAGCTTCGTGCCCGGGCAGGGGCCGGGCCGCGAGGTCCTCGCCCACGTGGAGGTCAAGGGCCTGGTGGCGGAGTTCCTGGATCCCGAGGGGACCCGTCTGGGGAAGGCCCTGGGGTACCTCTTGTGGCGCGAGGTCCTCACGGCCATCAGCGATCAAGCGGGGGCGGGGGTGATCCTGGCCCGCCCCCCCGGCACCACCGCCCTGACCGATCTCCTGCTCCAGGACTACCACCGGGCCGCCGTGGAGATCGCCCGTTCCCAGCACGCCCGCATGGCACTCTGGGGGCTGGTGCAGGAGGCCGGGGACCAGGTGTACGTAACGAGCTACCTCACCCTGCTCCCGGAAGCCATCGGCGCAGACCTCCAGCTCAGCCTGACCCTGGGCCGGGGCGAAGGCCCGCTCCCCGGCTTCACCGCGGAGCTGCCTCGCTCCCGGTACAACTTCGAGACGGTTGTCACCTCCCGCGAACGCCTCTTTCGCCGGCCCGTGGTCGCCCGCTCGACGGCCCCCGTGGTCGCGGAGCCCGCCCCGGGGGCGCGGATCATCGCCCGGGCCGCGGCCGGGCAGGTCCTGCCGGCCGACGGGATGGAGGGGGCGTGGTTTCGCGTCCGCCTGCCGGACGGCGCGGTGGGGTGGGTGGAAAACAGCCAGGTGGACGTGCCCCCCCCGGAGGTCCGGGCGGACCGGGACAGCATCAACGTGCGCG containing:
- a CDS encoding carboxypeptidase-like regulatory domain-containing protein → MRALRCAACLLAAGALASAAAADLTVSGSVVTGPDRTPVAGVQVDLEVRGRLAPGAARTDAAGRFEARVPLPAGSIPPSMAVTARYVKDGFDPLQAVEPCASGPGPGARCTLRPAELVATAGLAALTEEELRILAPLRSAEGSTLYLLEYQVLPPGPSAPRIDPHSFAVSLRMAIATAMDDLYSDPALADYDPLDAAGLVAVPSPVTAASPEKAKAVGERLNALGVVSGTGLLRAGDGEPASVTMTSNLVLMPTGEERSRSLLVRDPELPATLLSSGELSLRLSPVWNQSAFLAVCRREFARARAQGDRGGLERLRAYLIAERSRAGPGQGMQRADLDRLLRRVEQELGP
- a CDS encoding SH3 domain-containing protein; this translates as MRRRALAALAGACLAGGVLGTAARAGDIVTSFVPGQGPGREVLAHVEVKGLVAEFLDPEGTRLGKALGYLLWREVLTAISDQAGAGVILARPPGTTALTDLLLQDYHRAAVEIARSQHARMALWGLVQEAGDQVYVTSYLTLLPEAIGADLQLSLTLGRGEGPLPGFTAELPRSRYNFETVVTSRERLFRRPVVARSTAPVVAEPAPGARIIARAAAGQVLPADGMEGAWFRVRLPDGAVGWVENSQVDVPPPEVRADRDSINVRAAPATGAVVETRRLRGTYRVLDLRYVAGSGSWYLLDLGGSRSGWVAAWLVEPRFSLPAVSFVAGLYRYQRRNFPEAAKAFEAFLRQAGQRESAANLSAAHQFVGASLLNQQGRGNRAALEAMDRAAALTPYDPAAFNLRALARLGVGAGLGGTLEDVSRALELDRTNVRSRTLLTALDRLAGPATPELRPLQDAVRPSAADTRAVRDLTIRHKLPSVRTEPPP